tagaatcgaaagaggagcaaatccttctaattgCTTTAACTAAATTCTGGCTCCCTAAACACAGAGCccttttatcagaaatcatCTTGACTGCTTCGAGATTGTCTTACTCCACTAGCAGCCTCCTAATCCTCAGATCATCTACCACCCTAAGCCCAGAAAAGATACCCCAGAGATCAGCAATAAAAGAGGAGCCCAAACCCAGATTCTGAGCAAAACCTGACAACCAAGGACCTCCTGCATCTCTTAATACACCGCCGACAGCAATTCTTCCGTCCTCTTTACGCAACCCATCGGTGTTCAACTTTACCATCCCTTCACCTGGTCTATCCCAGCCTATCAGATGAACAGTCGTCTTTTGGATAGAACGTGCTAAACTATCAACCTTGAAACTCTCAATTATTGAATtaacttttctgaagaagaaagCCAACAAATTAGGAATGACAACCGCTCCTTCTCCAAATACCTCAACATTCCTCCAATGCCAAATTTGGTGGCAGACCACAGCAAATAGAATTACTCCATGTTTGAGCTCAGCCAACAACTTCCCTTCAACACCCTCTCTAAACCAGTCTTGTTCTGAATAGGAGAAGAAGGTAGAAAGACACTGCTCAGGcagaactttcctccacacgGCCTTACTTCCAGCACAATCTCTAAGAAGGCAGAATGACACTGCTCAGGCAgatttttttagttaattacAAATCTGGTTTATTTTGAAAGCTCATTTACAAATTAAGTCTAGTTATCCAATATCTTATAAATCTAGATATTTTCATTatatttggacaaaaataccacCATGTTCCTTATTCCTCATCTTCAACCTCAGATATATTGAAAACTCGTATCTTTCcttctttcttccctttttttttttgctttttatatGTGTATATAAGATGTATATGTCAAGGATTAATGAAAATAGTTTAGGTTTATGCAATTCGAAACCATACATCCCATTGAAACTCTGTATTTTCAACAATTTCTCGTAGGCTGCACTTTTCTGTAATTCTCGACATTTGTCACATCTGTCGCATTTCGACCTAATGTGACAATGGTGTAGTGTTTTTAATATTGTCGCCCTTGTCTTATTTTATCTTAATGCGACAGACTCCAATAATACGAGTTTGGCGCGTCTGTCACATTTTATCATGATGTGATAGACTCTAGTAGTATGAGCTTGTCGCATTATGATAAAATGTATCATGATAAAATGCGACAGACGCGACAAGCTCGTACTAGTGGAGTCTGTCGCACTAAGATAAAATACGACAAGCGCGACAACATTAAAAACACTACACCATTATCGCATTAGATCGAAAAAATGACGTACCTAgatggtaaatataacaagattctgttgagcgatttccgcaagtgcacggcttttgcttgtagtaataaaaagatatcgatcccacagggaacgttttgatatataaaaaaatttattattttgattaaattcgttttctcgaggttGATAGAAAAATCGTTAAAAAGGTTTAAATGGTTTAAATAGATATAGATTATGAATCCAATTCTGTCAATAGTTTAGATTGCAATTATAGAAATTACTTTTAGGAACAAGTAAAATTCAAGACTTGTTTACTCaaagcaagaaaacaacttataactttgattagaTTATCAATGTGTAACAATTTATCTATTAATTCAACTTattaggctttgaactgcaTACAATCTTTCCTTGATCGGCCTAAGATTGaataccttaatcaaattggtgttttataTTTGATCAATCGAGTTCTTGCAAATAACCAAATATAAATCCTAATTTGCTTAAGTGTATAAGAAAGTTTTCATGGAAATAAGATTTGTTTAAAAAGGTTTTTATGAAAACACCAAATAAATTACTTTAAGAATATCGCTAGATCAGActtaaaataacaacagtaaaaaTGGAATTGCATTGAAAAGATAATTCATTAATTTGTTATGAATCATCACAAGTTAACAGAAAAGAAGAAGCTTGGATATCATTTAACTaattgagttccgggttgtcaattcTTTCCTCAACTTCGTAGGCTTGTCAGACCCTGGGTACGTCCTACACTGGctcttctcgctgaatcctcgGAATAGAAACTGGTCGGCCTCCACAGAGTGTAAACTTGACTTAGAACAATACTCGAACTTTAAACGATGATCTCTGTGTTTTGTATCTAACTAATTGAACAACTTGTATAACAAGTAtgcttttacaaaatcgaaaaCTAAAATCTGTAGCTCTCTTGAATGCTGAAATGCATcctatatttatatttgatgAAGAGTCTTGTTGAAGTGTCATGTCCGCTGGTGAATCGTTTCTATCCGGATGAATAAACGTGTCGTTTTggattaaaaacatgtaaaatatgcTCTGTAAACTTGCTATTTCTGTCGAGATTATGGAAATCTCGGTCGCGTCTTTGGATTGAGGGAGATACAACATGAATTCGCATTTCCATGCCTGGAAAAcgtgtgtcgcgaccgagatattacgaatctcggtcgcgacagagACTTTTGTCTCTTTCCTTAAGATGATTCCCAAGTCGTTTGTCGCGGCCTCTGAATCGTACGCGTCTTTTAACTTGTAAATGTGATTTTCCTAtggtttttgctccgttttagctcgtatttggatttttccaaataatttagtaccttgcacaatagaaacacatacagacgtaaaagtattctaaaaatTAACATGATTTTAACACGAAACTGACATAATTATTAATGTATCTTTTGGACTTATCAGATTCAttaaaattgctattggtttTAGAAAACGATATATTAACATTAGGATTAAAATTACCTTTAACTACAAGTTATCCTAAAAACAATATACCACAATTAAAATGGTGTTAGTCATGAATCCGgtcattataaaataaatatatttcttaGAAAATAACATCGGATTAGCCATTGAATTTATTTCTTAGAAAAATTCAGAATATTTCTGAAATAAAGTTAAATCCATAAATTTATAACTTGTTTCAAAAGTACCCTGAATTAGTAATTTATTTCAACAATATTCTGAATTCGTAACTTGTTTTGCAATTTACCTCAGAAACAAATATAAAAGGGTAGTCATGGAATTAGTTCACTATATAAgacttcctcttcttcttcattgcTTCTCTTCAACAAAAAATGGCTACTCCACTAACTTTCTCTCCTTCAAATATGAAACTACCCAATATCTCCCCATCCACAAAAATGGCATCTCCGACATCTCTCAGTTTGCATACTTCTTCTCAGATTTCCAGGAAGACGATGAAGGTTTACTGCCAGAGACCTGAAACCACCGGAACTGGAACTAAAAGGCTCCCACCAGGGCCGATGAAGTTACCGGTGATCGGAAACCTATTAAACTTAATCGGAGCAGAGCCACATCACGCTCTCGCACAACTAGCCAGAGAATACGGACCTCTTATGCACTTACAATTAGGCGAAATTTCGGCAGTGGTTGTCTCTAATCCAAAAATGGCTCAAGAAATCATGAAAACACACGATCTTATATTCGCAAATCGGCCGGAACTTCTTGCTTCCAAAATCATCACTTACGGCGGTAAAGATATTGTATTCTCTCCTCTCGGAGAATACTGGAAACAGATGAAAAGAGTCTGTTTGGTTGAACTTCTAGGGCCTAAAAGAGTTGAATCATTCAGACAACTTCGCGAAGATGAAGTCGAAAAATTCATTCAATCGATCCGATTATCTGCCGGAAAATCTATCAATTTAACGGAAAGAGTTTTTCAGCTGATTAACGATGTAATCTGTAAGGCTGCTTTTGGTGACGAATGTGAGGATCAGGATCTGGTCATTGCTTTGACGAAAGAAGCATCGGTGATCGCTGGAGGTTTTGGGATCGCTGATTTGTTTCCGTCGGTAGAGTTATTTCAGGTGATCAGTGGAACGAAAGGTAAATTAGAGTATATCAGAGATGAATTGAGTCGGGTGTTTGGTAATATCATTGATGAACACAGGGTGTTTGGTAATATCATTGATGAACACAAGAAGAAATTGATGAGAGAAAGTAGCAGCGGAATTGATGAATCGGAGAAAGAAGATCTGGTTGATGTTCTTTTGAAGCTGCAAGGAAGTGGAAGGCTCGAGTGTCCGATCACGTCGGAAAATCTGAAAGCTGTGATTGTGGTAATTATTTACGCCTATTTAAATATTTCATCCGTTCTTCACCAATATATGATTATATATATGTTTGATCTGTTTTACAATATGTTTTTTGAAAACATTACAATGCCTAATGCAAATTACCTATCTTTTAATTGGATAGGATTGGATTGACTCTGgaagttaggggtatttttgcactttaatccGAGTTGTTATTATGgtatttgtatttaattgttaTAAAATATGCAAGTTTAAAGAGCTTAGGAAGCGGTGttttctatggttactttgttttttacaaagtaccgttacttagtgtattttcaccattggaaATGGTGAAAATACACTAAGTAATGGTAATGGTGAAAATACACTAAGGCCCCGTTTGTTTGCGGGAAAATATTCtgtaggaaaatattttcccaattttccagtgtttgtttgggcaggaaaataagtcaaaggaaaataagtggcaagtcaatggaaaagcaatgaagaaataagggaaaatgttttacccttttgaaaatggtaaaacattttccccaaaacatacGCGTTTAGAGAAAAATTGGGAagacgttaaaaaatgtaaaaatatgaaacacgaaaaatataaataatatgaaaacgctacaaaacacgagaatataacaaaaaaccccgcaaaaaacatgaaaatgtgaacaaatgcgaaaaatacaaaaacgcaaaaaaagcaaacacttgAAAAGGCACAAAACATGAACACAAAAAAgagacaaaacacgaaatatacaaaaacatgaaaaatacaaaaaacacaaaaatatgaaaaatatgaacaacacgaaaacgcgaaaaatgctaaaacacaaaaacgtgataATACGTGAAAagacaaaaaatgcaaacaaaacatgaaaacgtaaaaaatacaaaaacgtgaaaaatatgaaaaacatgaaaaaacgtgaataacacgaaaaagtaacaaaatgcgaaaaataaaaaacgcgaaaaaaagaaaacgtgaaaaaggaaaaaaccgaaaatctaaacgtgaaaacacaaaaaagaagaaaaaatgcaaaaaaacataatagcattaataacacgagaaaacgtacaaaaaatgccgaaaatgtgaaaaaatgttttcgtgtttttatatttatttttttttcacatttttgtgtttttcaaatttttttccatgttttcatgtttttaatattttttttacttttcgtaattttcgcatttttccactttttgtgtttttaataaatttttacgttttttttgtgtgtttttccgttttccatatttttctggttttcatgtttttaacgttttcttGTTTTCCACATCTTTCCACATTTTTTGtgtttcgtgtttttttttacattttcttgttttcatgggtttttttacatgttttttctattttttacgttttcacaGTTTTCCACGTCTCTacatattttttgtgttttatatatacaattgaaaataaaaaatacagaaaatctatatttagtggttggaaaatattttccagtgttgtagccaaacaccggaaaatattttccagtgttggtGCCAAacacaggaaaatattttattttcctgcacaatattttccatacataaaattttccagaacacaatattttcccccaaacaaacggggcctaagtaatggtactttgtaaaaaacaaagtaaccatagccttTACCGCTCAGGAagctaatcaatttttatgaACAAGTTTGGTGAAACACTTATAAAGTTCAGAAATTCAATCTACTTAGAGctaataatatattaagcctttttaaaatatatagttaataatttttaataagaTTAAATCATTTAAGTAGAAATTTTGATATGACtgtacataaaaaaaattaattggaaaGGAATAATTGGATAACTTAAAACGTTTTTTACTTACTAACTCTTCAtattaaaaatgtatatattataaaGTAACTCccattaaaaaaattgttagtCAAAGTAATGACTACCACATTCTTTGTATAAGTTTGACTATTAAATAACTTTGATAAAAGAgattaatatatgatttttGACTTGATAGATTAAACTATTCATATGGGAATAAAACTAAAGgatattataaaatatttttgctATTAGGAAGATCTTGTAATCGATAAAATGTTAGGAACTAATGACTTAGTGGATAATACGTGAATTTAGCCCTATGATTATTAGAAAAGAGCAGATTAACATTGACGtataaaacaatgaaatatatatatatatttttttttgagaaattgtcTGTAATATAATGATAAGGTTTATTAGATAATAGatgtttactttttatttatttttatttatttattagtagAATATTTGCGATTTCAAAGcttatatacagtaaaacctctatataggaatacacttgggaccgagCTATTTATATAACAactgggaggttattactaaatagagtttagTATGATGAAGCAGCTCGGTTAGGATTGAATAACTCTTCAGTGATTGTAACAAACAATATCCTTCCATCCCTTGTAAGCCTTATGGCTGAGCGTTAAGTAATAtttattcattctttcattcaaaaaaaaaaaatagagtttaGTATAATAAAAttctcaatacataaaattttaaatttttatcataGACAGgcatggtttatatataatgcATAACAATAGACATGAAtagaacaaattaaatatttagagtttaagttttcaatatatacataattggaagagttttatggaaaaaatgtaaacatcaatgaaaatactaaatatttataatttcaagttgtagtttgtgtttccaactcatagataatttcaatagtttttttaaatgttttataatttagtttgaattcttaatatatatatataattattttttataaaaaaatatatatataattattactatatagaggcatagtttctaaaggtgggacttgaaaattgtataacaaataacgtttgggaggttattcctatttataactggcccaagttgggactgagtttttttataataaaatagaggttattcctatatagagtattcctatatggaggttttactgtattatgTGGTTAGAACACTTGAAGCCATTTAAAGAATGGTGAGAACATGAAATTTTATATGAAAAAAAGAACTCTATCTTCTATTAATGAGTCTTAAATTACATCATTTCGTAAAAGTTTACAGATTACGTATACATAAAACCCAATCAGCTCCCTCAAGAATTATATAATACACTAAATTTACACCTTatcctaataaattatttatcgtTTATTTAGTTATAAGAATAAAATAAGAATCAATTTTCAACATTAAGTTATATTAGGAGAAATTAGaccctttttttatatataagaagaaaaaacaaatttGACCCGAATCTATTCTTAATTTTCTTGGAAATGAATTACTAAACACCTTATTAATATTGTCTTTGTAAAATCATGATATGTAATCTCTATAATTTATAGTAATTTTATGTTATTATTGATGGAGTAATAAACTGGAATAATTATTTTGATAGGATTTATTCATTGCTGGAACAGACACATCTTCTACAACAGTAGAATGGGCAATGTCAGAAATGATGAAAAATCCAAGAGTGTTAAAAAAAGCACAAGAAGAGGTAAGAAAGGCTTTCAAAGGGAAGAAAGTAATTGGAGAAGAAGATGTTCATAAACTAACTTACTTACAATTAGTACTGAAAGAAACACTACGATTACATCCTCCTGGACCATTGTTAC
The window above is part of the Euphorbia lathyris chromosome 3, ddEupLath1.1, whole genome shotgun sequence genome. Proteins encoded here:
- the LOC136224044 gene encoding desmethyl-deoxy-podophyllotoxin synthase-like, with protein sequence MATPLTFSPSNMKLPNISPSTKMASPTSLSLHTSSQISRKTMKVYCQRPETTGTGTKRLPPGPMKLPVIGNLLNLIGAEPHHALAQLAREYGPLMHLQLGEISAVVVSNPKMAQEIMKTHDLIFANRPELLASKIITYGGKDIVFSPLGEYWKQMKRVCLVELLGPKRVESFRQLREDEVEKFIQSIRLSAGKSINLTERVFQLINDVICKAAFGDECEDQDLVIALTKEASVIAGGFGIADLFPSVELFQVISGTKGKLEYIRDELSRVFGNIIDEHRVFGNIIDEHKKKLMRESSSGIDESEKEDLVDVLLKLQGSGRLECPITSENLKAVIVDLFIAGTDTSSTTVEWAMSEMMKNPRVLKKAQEEVRKAFKGKKVIGEEDVHKLTYLQLVLKETLRLHPPGPLLLPRESTKTCEIDGYQIPIKTKVIVNAWAIGRDPEAWEEANRFKPERFMDSEVDFKGMDFEFIPFGAGRRICPGIAFGLANMELCLARLLYHFEWKFPNGITSKDFDMTECFGATVGRKNNLYLIPTLYETTDEDHHSPQLTEEIQVKFNHCNNKFGCNFRCFNS